In Saprospiraceae bacterium, a genomic segment contains:
- a CDS encoding DJ-1/PfpI family protein, which translates to MIRTFYLYLFLSSLNTFGQVQADSHYIPKNVAILLFNEVELLDFAGPGEVFQQAEWNGKKAFNVYTVGIHSNEILSQGFLKVTTQYRIDDCPIPEILIIPGGNTISIANDEKLISWLALVNKKAEYMLTVCNGVRLLAKTGALDGKSATSHYGSIKNLIRDFPNINIVTGKRFVDNGRIITTEGVSAGIDGSLYLVSKILNDASAEGVAKIMMYSWRPEALDYLNVPLADTSFENRISAFCWMPDGQSILFNVLKLDKTKKAPPVLRNFKYNILTKKTELLQINGGGMAVSPDGKKVAFIKNIQGMDEIFLYDFDRMTDTVCIRDTLKKFAVSWSPDGKGLVYNIRTGQGKNGKVEIYTYNLQSNKRAQITNDLPFKSYAPSWNLSNDKIVYTAEKGDQHDQIYLTDRNGSYHKNLTRDITTHNFSPIWMNNQTIIFLQAPGDIMTINIDGSQKRKIDGIRASQFRFNTNTNEIIYLDPDENLVLYDMKARIQKLLIKPTEWNVLFNEF; encoded by the coding sequence ATGATCAGAACATTTTATTTGTATTTGTTTTTAAGTTCACTGAATACCTTCGGACAGGTTCAGGCGGATAGCCACTATATTCCTAAAAACGTAGCCATCTTGCTCTTCAATGAAGTTGAACTTCTAGATTTTGCAGGACCCGGAGAAGTTTTTCAACAAGCTGAATGGAATGGTAAAAAGGCTTTTAATGTGTATACAGTTGGAATCCATTCAAATGAAATTTTGAGTCAGGGATTTTTAAAAGTTACGACGCAATATAGAATTGATGATTGTCCGATACCGGAAATATTGATTATTCCGGGTGGGAATACGATTTCAATTGCAAATGATGAAAAGTTGATTTCCTGGTTGGCTCTTGTTAATAAAAAAGCCGAATACATGCTTACGGTATGTAATGGAGTGCGCTTACTTGCTAAGACAGGAGCGCTTGATGGAAAATCTGCGACGAGTCATTACGGTTCTATAAAAAACCTGATCAGAGATTTTCCGAATATTAATATTGTTACGGGGAAAAGATTTGTTGATAATGGCAGAATCATTACGACGGAAGGTGTATCCGCAGGAATCGATGGTTCTTTATATCTGGTATCGAAAATTTTGAATGATGCGTCGGCTGAAGGAGTGGCTAAGATTATGATGTACTCCTGGAGGCCAGAAGCCCTGGATTATTTAAATGTTCCACTAGCGGATACCTCGTTTGAAAATCGAATTTCAGCCTTTTGTTGGATGCCGGATGGACAATCCATACTCTTCAATGTTTTAAAACTGGATAAAACTAAAAAAGCGCCCCCGGTACTCCGAAATTTTAAATACAATATCCTTACAAAGAAGACAGAGCTATTGCAAATAAATGGAGGAGGAATGGCAGTTTCACCGGATGGCAAAAAAGTGGCCTTTATTAAGAATATTCAAGGCATGGATGAAATTTTCCTGTATGATTTTGATCGAATGACAGACACCGTATGCATAAGGGATACACTTAAAAAGTTTGCGGTAAGTTGGTCTCCTGATGGGAAAGGCCTTGTATATAATATTAGAACGGGCCAGGGGAAAAATGGGAAAGTGGAAATTTACACTTATAATCTGCAATCCAATAAACGGGCTCAAATTACAAATGACTTACCCTTCAAATCTTATGCACCAAGCTGGAATTTAAGTAATGATAAAATTGTGTATACCGCCGAAAAAGGGGATCAACACGATCAGATATATTTAACAGATAGGAATGGAAGTTACCATAAAAATCTTACCAGAGATATCACGACCCATAATTTTTCACCAATTTGGATGAACAATCAGACCATTATATTTTTGCAGGCACCGGGAGATATAATGACTATAAACATAGATGGAAGTCAAAAGCGGAAAATCGATGGCATTCGAGCTTCGCAATTTCGGTTTAACACTAATACAAATGAAATCATTTATTTAGACCCGGATGAAAATTTGGTATTGTATGATATGAAAGCCCGTATTCAAAAATTACTCATTAAACCAACCGAGTGGAATGTACTTTTTAATGAATTTTAG
- a CDS encoding GSCFA domain-containing protein, with the protein MKSYIGRSVFPPIQNKCKIHYHQRIYTAGSCFAQEISSRLEICKINNIRHPFGIVFNPMSFASQIEKLMDAHIYHVEDLIERDGLFHSLDHHGSYSKSDGILMLDEINNGIQTSRVQLAQAAYMIITLGSAHYYLHKGKNQIAANCHKIPPSEFIKERAGTDQIIFALTGAFQKIKVFNPDIKIILTVSPVRYLRDGFEENSCSKAILLLSCDELSRNLENVDYFPSYEIFMDDLRDYRYVKEDLIHPTEAAVDYIWTYFTEAYFDAETLEYIKRLEAYHHLLNHRILHPDSSNFRNHLLKLDAFRSMLEKDYPELGDRLIVKG; encoded by the coding sequence ATGAAATCCTATATCGGCAGAAGTGTTTTTCCTCCAATTCAAAATAAATGCAAAATCCATTACCATCAGCGCATATATACAGCCGGAAGTTGTTTTGCTCAAGAAATATCTTCACGACTCGAAATATGTAAAATAAATAACATAAGACATCCTTTTGGGATCGTTTTCAATCCAATGAGTTTTGCGAGCCAGATTGAAAAACTGATGGATGCACATATTTACCATGTTGAAGATCTCATTGAAAGAGATGGTTTGTTCCATTCATTGGACCATCATGGCTCGTATTCAAAATCTGATGGCATACTTATGCTGGATGAAATAAACAATGGCATACAAACTTCGAGGGTTCAACTGGCGCAAGCCGCTTACATGATCATTACTTTGGGTTCTGCCCATTATTACTTGCATAAAGGCAAAAACCAAATTGCTGCGAATTGCCACAAAATTCCACCATCAGAATTCATCAAAGAGAGAGCCGGAACTGATCAAATCATCTTTGCCCTGACCGGAGCATTTCAAAAAATTAAAGTATTCAATCCCGATATAAAAATAATTCTCACGGTAAGTCCAGTGCGATACCTACGCGATGGATTTGAAGAAAACAGCTGCAGCAAAGCCATCCTTTTACTGAGTTGCGACGAACTTTCCAGGAATCTTGAAAACGTTGATTATTTTCCATCCTATGAAATTTTTATGGATGATCTGCGAGATTACCGCTATGTCAAAGAAGATCTCATTCATCCCACGGAAGCAGCTGTAGATTACATTTGGACTTATTTCACAGAAGCCTATTTTGATGCAGAAACATTGGAATATATAAAACGTCTGGAAGCATATCACCATTTATTAAATCACCGCATTTTACATCCGGATTCGTCAAATTTCAGAAATCATTTACTTAAATTAGATGCATTCAGGTCAATGTTGGAAAAAGATTATCCCGAATTAGGAGATCGGCTAATTGTTAAAGGTTAA
- a CDS encoding trypsin-like peptidase domain-containing protein has translation MKNLIERYKDIVIQIATPFSVGTGFYLRDYGLIITNEHVVRNNKEVVIEGMGVKRLLRKVKYVDPKYDLAFIQGPDQKTNMDVHLHVSEDYQQGDPVLAIGHPFGLKYTATQGIISNAVHQQNDLYYIQHDAALNPGNSGGPLINEHGEILGINTFIIQNGQSIGFSLPARYLQQALEEFAAGKKELGVRCTSCANIVFEPNSEKKYCPFCGARITMISQIEDYSPSGIRLEIEESLGQLGYDVSLTRRGPFNWEVERGSAKILLSYHEDSGMIAGDAYICSLPKEGIKEIYTYLLQQNYFLEGLSFSILNRDIVLSLQVFDHSFKPENGQVLFNILFDKANEYDDILLKNYGAVARVD, from the coding sequence ATGAAAAATTTAATTGAGCGGTATAAGGATATTGTAATTCAGATTGCAACCCCATTCTCGGTAGGCACGGGATTTTATTTGCGGGATTATGGTCTGATCATTACGAATGAACATGTTGTCAGAAATAATAAAGAAGTGGTTATTGAAGGGATGGGTGTGAAAAGACTTTTGCGCAAAGTCAAATATGTCGATCCCAAATATGACCTTGCCTTTATTCAGGGGCCTGATCAAAAAACAAATATGGATGTACACCTCCACGTATCTGAGGATTATCAGCAGGGGGATCCGGTGTTAGCTATTGGACACCCTTTCGGACTCAAATACACGGCTACTCAAGGGATCATTTCGAATGCGGTACACCAGCAAAATGACCTCTATTATATTCAGCATGATGCAGCCTTGAATCCCGGAAACAGCGGCGGTCCATTGATCAACGAACACGGGGAAATCCTTGGAATCAATACATTTATCATTCAAAATGGTCAGAGCATTGGATTTTCACTGCCGGCCAGATATCTTCAGCAGGCATTGGAAGAGTTTGCTGCGGGCAAAAAAGAACTGGGCGTGCGATGCACCTCATGTGCCAATATTGTGTTTGAGCCCAATAGCGAAAAAAAGTATTGCCCGTTTTGCGGAGCTAGGATCACGATGATTTCCCAGATAGAAGACTATTCGCCATCGGGGATTCGCCTGGAAATTGAGGAGTCGCTGGGCCAGTTAGGTTACGATGTTAGTTTAACTCGTAGAGGACCATTTAATTGGGAAGTAGAACGAGGTTCAGCCAAAATTTTGCTCTCCTATCACGAAGATTCCGGGATGATTGCAGGAGATGCCTATATTTGTTCCTTGCCCAAAGAAGGTATTAAAGAAATTTATACTTACCTGTTGCAGCAGAATTACTTCTTAGAGGGTCTTAGTTTCAGTATTCTAAACCGGGATATCGTTTTATCGTTGCAGGTCTTCGACCATTCTTTTAAACCCGAGAACGGCCAGGTATTATTTAACATATTGTTCGACAAAGCAAACGAATACGATGACATCCTGTTAAAAAACTACGGAGCGGTAGCCCGTGTGGATTAA